One segment of Spartobacteria bacterium DNA contains the following:
- a CDS encoding efflux RND transporter permease subunit has product MIDFMNKTKGPIAWMVKNPVAANLLMVVCLVGGFFTFNTLTQEVMPDMASDIVTISVSYSGGTPEEMEQSVCLAVEEAIRGIEGVDEVTSVANEGSASIKAELLEGVDAIQVYQDIKSEVDRITTFPEDAESPVVALDSHVRDVMSLVLYGNTSDANLRNLAEQVRDRLLQSAYITQINLSGTRDLEISIEVPQDELRRHGLDLESLASSIKNQSREISGGGIKTDSGEILLRMQERSDYGTEFAQTPVLASEDGSLLNLNEISTVLDGLEDSDHFALFDGQPAVMLDIYRVGEQSPSQIADAIAELLPQVEEQLPEGVGIKVLNDMTDVFSQRAQLLLRNGAMGLVLVLLVLGIFLEIRLAFWVMMGIPISFLGAMLLMPITGLSINMMTMFAFILALGIVVDDAIVVGENIYHHQQDGMDPLQAGVVGAREVATPVGFSILTNIVAFIPLMILPGMMGRVISMLPIVVISVFVISWVESLFILPAHLSHGRKREPRGLFGLLHGFQQRFSHAFRNWVKHKYGPFLDFCLRHRYVVVAASLGLLFLVGGYWLSGRMGFSMFTVSESDFASATINLPFGTPVETTAAAARRLEIAAQQVVDESGHPELTEGLSTDVGRDGSNSAEIRVFMADAEIRDNIMGTEDFVKAWREKVGQIPGVDFIRYSFDEGGPGGGPALTIELRHAKVETLEAAAKTLAVELEHYSLVQDVNDGVEVGKTQFDFTLRPEAIGLGLSANDIGRQIRAAFEGTEVLRQQRGRNEVKVKVRLPKEERSRMYGFENFVLRTPDGGEVMLTDAVDINVGTSYTAINRRNGLRTLTIIADVRPKSKAGEVMAKLDLDYFPQLLEQYPGLTYSYEGRTADQRESFGSMAVTLPLVLLGIYALLAIPFKSYIQPLIVMVSIPFGIIGAILGHLLLGYEMTMMGVIGMLALSGVVVNDALVLISFANERRSGGVTAHDAIVSAGIQRFRPILLTTLTTFGGLSPMILETSRQAQFLIPMAISLGFGILFATLIALILVPSLYVVTEDCKNLLNH; this is encoded by the coding sequence ATGATTGATTTTATGAATAAAACGAAAGGCCCCATCGCCTGGATGGTTAAGAATCCGGTGGCGGCCAATTTATTGATGGTGGTTTGTCTCGTTGGTGGTTTTTTCACTTTTAATACGCTTACACAGGAAGTGATGCCGGATATGGCCAGTGATATCGTTACGATCAGTGTGTCTTATTCCGGCGGCACACCAGAGGAAATGGAGCAGAGTGTCTGTCTGGCTGTGGAAGAGGCGATTCGAGGCATTGAAGGGGTTGACGAAGTCACGTCTGTGGCGAACGAGGGCTCGGCGAGCATCAAGGCCGAACTGCTCGAAGGCGTGGATGCTATTCAAGTGTATCAGGATATCAAAAGTGAAGTCGACCGCATCACTACCTTTCCGGAAGATGCAGAAAGTCCGGTGGTGGCATTGGATTCTCATGTGCGTGATGTGATGTCTTTGGTTTTATATGGAAATACGTCTGATGCAAATCTCCGTAATCTGGCCGAACAGGTTCGTGATCGGTTGCTGCAAAGTGCATATATCACTCAGATTAATTTGAGCGGCACGCGTGATCTCGAAATTAGTATTGAGGTGCCACAGGATGAATTGCGTCGTCATGGACTGGATCTCGAATCGCTGGCGTCCTCTATAAAAAACCAGTCGCGCGAAATATCCGGCGGAGGGATTAAAACCGATAGCGGTGAAATCCTTCTGCGCATGCAGGAACGAAGTGATTATGGAACTGAATTTGCACAGACTCCGGTGCTGGCGTCGGAAGATGGTTCGCTGCTGAACCTGAATGAAATCAGCACGGTGCTGGATGGGTTGGAGGATTCCGATCATTTTGCCCTGTTTGATGGTCAACCTGCGGTCATGCTGGATATTTACAGGGTAGGGGAACAGAGTCCCTCGCAAATAGCCGATGCGATCGCCGAATTGCTGCCGCAGGTTGAGGAACAGCTGCCCGAGGGGGTTGGCATCAAAGTGCTTAACGATATGACCGATGTCTTTTCTCAGCGTGCGCAGTTGTTGCTTCGCAATGGAGCCATGGGCTTGGTGCTGGTTTTACTGGTGCTGGGCATTTTCTTGGAAATACGCCTCGCCTTCTGGGTGATGATGGGTATTCCTATTTCTTTTCTTGGCGCGATGCTGCTCATGCCCATAACGGGCCTTTCCATCAATATGATGACCATGTTTGCCTTTATTCTGGCACTCGGGATTGTGGTGGATGATGCCATTGTCGTCGGAGAAAATATCTATCATCACCAGCAGGACGGAATGGATCCGCTGCAGGCAGGAGTGGTGGGTGCACGTGAGGTTGCCACACCTGTGGGCTTCAGTATTTTGACCAATATTGTGGCTTTTATTCCCCTGATGATTCTGCCGGGTATGATGGGACGGGTGATCAGTATGTTGCCTATAGTCGTCATTTCTGTATTTGTCATTTCATGGGTGGAAAGTCTGTTTATCCTCCCTGCGCACCTTAGCCATGGTCGTAAACGCGAACCACGGGGACTGTTTGGTCTGCTGCATGGATTCCAGCAGCGTTTTAGTCATGCCTTCCGTAACTGGGTAAAACACAAATACGGACCCTTTCTGGATTTCTGTCTGCGGCATCGTTATGTCGTGGTGGCTGCGTCCCTTGGATTGCTCTTTTTGGTGGGAGGGTATTGGCTCAGCGGGCGAATGGGGTTCTCTATGTTTACGGTCAGCGAATCTGACTTTGCCTCGGCAACGATAAATCTCCCTTTCGGTACCCCTGTGGAAACCACGGCCGCCGCTGCTCGTCGTCTTGAAATAGCCGCGCAGCAAGTGGTCGATGAATCAGGTCATCCTGAACTGACGGAAGGGCTTTCTACGGATGTCGGTCGCGACGGTTCCAACTCGGCGGAAATCCGAGTCTTTATGGCCGATGCAGAAATTCGCGATAACATCATGGGTACCGAAGATTTCGTAAAGGCCTGGCGTGAAAAGGTCGGCCAAATTCCAGGAGTGGATTTTATTCGTTATTCTTTCGATGAAGGTGGTCCCGGTGGCGGACCTGCTCTTACGATTGAGTTACGTCATGCAAAAGTGGAAACGCTGGAAGCGGCGGCCAAAACACTTGCTGTAGAACTCGAGCATTATTCGTTGGTGCAGGATGTCAACGACGGTGTGGAAGTGGGGAAAACGCAGTTTGATTTCACCTTGCGCCCTGAAGCGATTGGTCTCGGCCTCTCCGCTAATGATATTGGTCGTCAGATTCGCGCGGCCTTTGAGGGTACGGAAGTGCTGCGTCAGCAGCGCGGTCGCAATGAGGTCAAGGTGAAGGTTCGTCTGCCTAAAGAGGAACGATCCCGCATGTATGGTTTTGAAAACTTTGTTTTGCGTACCCCCGACGGTGGCGAGGTAATGCTTACGGATGCGGTGGATATCAATGTGGGTACATCGTATACGGCCATCAATCGGCGTAACGGACTGCGCACTCTGACCATCATTGCTGATGTACGACCCAAATCCAAAGCGGGTGAAGTCATGGCCAAGCTGGATCTGGACTATTTTCCGCAGTTACTTGAACAATACCCGGGGCTGACCTACAGCTATGAGGGACGAACCGCTGACCAGCGCGAAAGTTTCGGCAGTATGGCTGTGACCTTGCCCTTGGTACTACTGGGTATTTATGCCCTGCTCGCCATTCCGTTCAAAAGCTATATCCAGCCGCTGATTGTGATGGTCAGTATCCCTTTCGGTATTATCGGTGCCATCCTTGGTCATCTGCTGCTGGGATATGAAATGACCATGATGGGCGTGATCGGGATGCTTGCACTAAGTGGTGTGGTGGTCAACGATGCGCTTGTCCTGATTAGTTTTGCCAATGAACGGCGATCCGGCGGGGTCACTGCGCATGATGCCATCGTTTCTGCCGGGATTCAGCGTTTTCGACCTATTCTGCTGACGACACTGACCACCTTTGGCGGCCTGTCTCCCATGATTCTGGAAACCTCGCGACAGGCTCAGTTTCTTATTCCGATGGCCATATCTTTGGGATTCGGTATCCTTTTTGCCACGCTCATCGCCTTGATCCTCGTTCCATCTCTTTATGTGGTGACAGAGGACTGTAAAAATCTGCTCAATCATTGA
- a CDS encoding efflux RND transporter periplasmic adaptor subunit: MKKVTHRVVPTLTGIALLVAGLLGGMFFMRSKPVTQRRAVSSMIPVVETMALPVADQSLKVDCLGTVIADRSADVSSEVSGRIVTMKASLIEGIQVKKGDVLLEIDDADYRLALLEAEADLLTATSTLRIEEGQQNVVRHELNLMGGNATNAYRDLMLREPQLKVAEASVQRAQLAVDRAKLDLERTKICAPFDAVVVSIDADVGDQAQVGSTLVELAATDRYFVRASVPIGSLDSLPNMGRTPYEAEVTLSDGSTRKAATCELLPDLTEKGRMARILLAVEHPYDSDAGRPLLLNEFVRVSIVGETVERASLIPRKYLRDGNQIWMIDPAGVLHVLPAEVLQGYADEVLIRVDADPKMELITTDLSAPVEGMQLRVVGMPVASLNGN, translated from the coding sequence ATGAAAAAAGTAACGCATCGCGTTGTGCCAACCCTCACCGGGATCGCCTTGTTGGTAGCCGGATTGCTGGGTGGTATGTTTTTTATGAGGAGTAAACCGGTGACGCAGCGTCGTGCTGTCTCATCGATGATTCCGGTGGTGGAAACGATGGCGCTTCCCGTGGCTGATCAATCTTTGAAGGTTGATTGTCTGGGCACGGTGATAGCCGATCGGTCAGCCGATGTGTCGTCTGAGGTCAGTGGTCGCATTGTTACTATGAAGGCATCGCTGATCGAAGGAATTCAGGTAAAGAAAGGCGATGTGCTGCTGGAAATCGATGATGCCGATTATCGTTTGGCTCTTTTGGAGGCTGAGGCCGATCTGCTGACCGCCACAAGTACCCTGCGCATAGAGGAAGGTCAGCAGAATGTGGTGCGGCATGAGCTGAATCTTATGGGCGGGAATGCAACGAATGCCTATCGGGATCTGATGCTTCGCGAACCGCAGCTGAAAGTGGCCGAGGCATCTGTACAGCGTGCACAGTTGGCCGTGGACCGTGCGAAACTTGATTTGGAACGCACGAAAATCTGTGCCCCCTTCGATGCGGTGGTGGTATCGATTGATGCCGATGTGGGCGATCAGGCTCAGGTAGGCAGTACGCTGGTGGAGCTGGCGGCCACGGATCGCTATTTTGTACGTGCATCTGTTCCGATTGGTTCGTTGGATTCTTTGCCGAACATGGGGCGCACACCATATGAGGCCGAAGTGACGCTGTCTGACGGATCAACCCGTAAGGCCGCGACCTGTGAACTGCTTCCGGATTTGACGGAAAAAGGCCGTATGGCCCGGATTCTTCTGGCGGTGGAGCATCCCTATGACAGCGATGCCGGCCGACCGCTGTTGCTGAATGAGTTTGTACGTGTCTCGATTGTCGGCGAAACGGTGGAACGGGCGTCGCTTATTCCGCGTAAATACCTGCGCGACGGAAATCAGATCTGGATGATTGATCCCGCAGGCGTGTTACATGTTCTTCCGGCGGAAGTGCTTCAGGGGTATGCAGACGAAGTGCTGATTCGTGTGGATGCTGATCCGAAAATGGAGCTGATTACCACCGATTTGTCTGCCCCGGTTGAAGGCATGCAGCTGCGTGTCGTGGGGATGCCGGTCGCATCCCTGAATGGCAACTAA